A region of the Salvia splendens isolate huo1 unplaced genomic scaffold, SspV2 ctg359, whole genome shotgun sequence genome:
AAACAAAGTTTTTCAGCTCATACAATGCATTACTGCTTTGTCTTTTATATAAAAACAGATGGAACGTAATATGAGCAAGAATGAAAACATATTTTAAGGGAcatatattaaaaaacaaataggACAGGCCAGAGAATCTTACTTGAATACCTTTGCTGGAGAAGTAGCATGAGATGAATAATAAAACAGACCTGATACATATCAAAATTAGATCCAGAAATAATATTTAGTTCAAGGGATGAATCAGGATATCTGTCAGACATTCTAATCCATGCAAATTGGCTTATTAATATATACGAGCTATACATATAAACAATTAATATTAAGAAAATCATTAACAACTTAAGAGATGAAAGTTTGCAGAATCAACAAACAATCTTCCACCTTCAACAATTAGCACCATGTGAAACAACAAATATGATGAGATGCAAGATAAATATGCCAACTCTTAAAGGTTAATAACTCACAAGGAAGGTGAGCGTTTAAAGAAACGAAGGTCCCATATCTCCGGAGTAACAATATATGAATCTTTTGTATCCTGTTAAACGGAAAAGAAAACATGGCTGTTGAGAATGAAATTAAGAGATTAGACTATAAACCATCAATAGCACAAAAAAGTACTATGATCCAGGTAAAAAGTACTCGAAGAATCAGTCATCGAGGTCTTACACTCAACATAATGTTGCAAAGGAGCATCAAAGCAGCATCAACCTGCATATTACGTGCAAAAAGAATCACCAAGGCCGTCAAAGACCAATCTTGCATAAAAAAGAATCACCATGGCCACAAAGACCAATCTTGgcctaataaattaaattgacaACTGACAGGTGATTAATATGTAGAGGAAGTGGACTCTCAATGTTGTCATTATGCAACTTTCAGCATTGCTAACTAGATGTTGGAGTCAACAAAGAAAGACATATGGGAAATCTAAAGAAATAAAGAGATTTTACGTTGACTAGTGTCTAGGATATACATGTCAAACATGAGGATGAAATAAGTTTCTGGTTTACAGGAGGCAGTTCATTATATTTTCCTCACCAACTTTAGAAGTAAATCATTAAGAAAGAAAGAGTAGTCACTGGAAAGAGTCAAAGACATCCAGGTGATATTGCCAAAAATAAGCAAAGCAATCAAACTAAGCACATTACTCAAATTTACATGTCCAGGTACTTACAATTAAGACGACATTTACAAATGCAGGCAAACTCCGAATGAGAGAACTCCATATCACATTCCAGTCTTTCTCAACCTGCAACATAATTCAAAAGGGTTAAAGAGCCAACCCAAATCACTGCAGTAAAACAATGCTTTTCAAAAATTGCACAAGTGTATTTAAAAACACCGTTCAATTACAGAATAAGCTACCAATAAGtgataataaatgaaaataagaaaataatagagGTTAATACATGAAGAGAATTAGTCATTTTTTCTCATGCCTACACCAATTCCCGAAATGACAAGAGCACTGTAACAATGCGACAATTAATAAGTCAAATAAGCTATAGCTTCATTTCTCAAATAATCTAACTTGATAAGCAACCAGGTACCTGACTTCAACATGTGTACTGTCCACACTTTCATAAGCAGTAAAGTATACCACAAAAAAACACCCCAGAAAATTGAAAATTCGTTAAAGTTCAATCAGATAGTTTAGTCTACCTCATTCTTGGCAGGACAAGAAGCCTTTGGTGAATATTCCATGTTTGGAGCAGCGAAATGTAGCAAGGAGGAAAGTTTTAGCAAGCTCCttcaaatgcaattaaatagGTTTTAGAGATTGAAGAAAACAGCATTAAAGACATTAGAAAATTtcataaatcaaaacaatagtttgactagaatttgAATGGAGGTGAAACTATTGGTCGAAAGCATCTTACCTCAAAGTCCATAAAAGACCGTCATGTGAATGCTCAAAACTAACATTGTTAATAattctgcaaaaaaaaaacaaagtagGGGAGTCTCATACAGCAAAAGCGAAGGAACATGTAGACACCTGTAtcaaaaatccaacaaaaattCTACCTCTCAAAGTTCGCAGATATGCTTCCAAACCAATAAGTGAAAAGACTTCTCTTTACACGAGCTGAATATTTGTAAATAAGACAACAGAATGCAGCATGCCTGTTGCAAGGGAAAAAAAATATGATCCAAGATTGTCAATAAGTATGTGTAattcatttgtttgtttcttttgACAGAGCCAATCAGGTCAAATGTACATATACAAGCATCTTCTTTGAAGAACATCACAAGGAGGCAATTTTCATAGCAGCGAAAGCCATGAGAGAATAATT
Encoded here:
- the LOC121789863 gene encoding serine/threonine-protein kinase ATM-like, translated to MYLLKDGPNLGCKSLEIHEAVQQYVFRCWFATHDRSLKDVLVCYGKLQISLTRGVVDGAALLEQLLDIVSRELDQMSTSGASITRSDTTKDEKCGLLTNSQHNLVELAALVFCRACTHASKTSNAEKRGRREHVVVQIKERLVEGKWSWHAAFCCLIYKYSARVKRSLFTYWFGSISANFERIINNVSFEHSHDGLLWTLRSLLKLSSLLHFAAPNMEYSPKASCPAKNEVEKDWNVIWSSLIRSLPAFVNVVLIVDAALMLLCNIMLSDTKDSYIVTPEIWDLRFFKRSPSLSVLLFISCYFSSKGIQ